The DNA region CAATCCGCCAGTAAATCCCGAACCAGCTGCATCCGTCGATCTTGGCCGATTCATCCAATTCCCGCGGGATCCCGCGTATGAATTGAACGAGCAGGAAGACGAAGAAGGTTCCTCCCGCCCCTCCCGCTAACGCATGCGGCACGATGAACGGCAGGTAGGTGTTGACCCAGCCGAACTGGTGGAACATCGCATACTGCGGAATGATGAGCACTTGGCCCGGCAGCATTAGCGTGAGCATGAGCAGCGAGAACCAGAAGCCGCGAAGCGGGAAGTCCAGCCTTGCAAATCCGAAGGCGACTAGCGTACAGGAAATGACCGTTACGATGATGACCGCCGTAATTAAATAAAAGGTATTCAGATAGAAGTCGGTAAAGGTGAAGCCCGGAACGGAATTCCATCCATTAATGTAATTGGACCACTGCGGCACGGACGGGAAGATGGACGGGGAGCTGAGCTCCTGGTTTGTTTTCAGGGAGGCGCCAATCCACCAAATGACCGGATACACCATCACCGAGCTGAATAGGATGAGCATCGCATGGCGAATTACGGGATTCCATTTGCGTCTGGTCATTTTCTTTTCCCTCCTTGGCTCTCGGACTCGTAGAATACCCAGTATTTCGAAGTCAGGTTAATGATCACGGCGGCAGCCACAATCAAGATCAGCATGATCCAGGCCAAGGAAGAGGAATAGCCCAGCTGATAGCGGCTGAATGCCCTTTCATACAGGTATAACGCATAGACATAGGTAGAGTTCATCGGCCCGCCGCCGGTGATGACGTATGCAGGCGTGAACATCTGGAAGGAGTTAATGACTCCCATAATGAGATTGAAGAATAACGTGGGTGACAGCATCGGAAGCGTGATTTTGAAAAATTGCTTCACCTTGCCCGCCCCATCCACCGCGGAGGCTTCATACAGATCATTCGGAATCTGCTTCAGGCCCGCGAGGAATATCACCATCGAGGAGCCGAATTGCCATACCGACAGGCCGATCAAGGACCATAATGCGGTATCGGGGTTCGTGACCCAGCCCGTGCCGGGAATCCCGAAAAATCCAAGCACCTTGTTGAAGAAGCCGTCCACGCCGAAAATATTTTTCCACAGCAGGGACACCGCGATGCTCGCCCCGATTAAGGAAGGGAAATAAATGGCCGTCCGATAGACGGATATCCCGCGCACGGCCTTCTTCAGCAGGAGCGCAACCATCAGCGCGGCAATCAGCTTTAGCGGCACCGAGGCGAGTACATAATAAAATGTGAGCTTGAGCGATTGGGCAAATTTGTCGTCCGCCATTAGGATGCGCTCGTAATTGTCCAGGCCAACCCACTCAATCGGCTTCATGAGCGTATAATCCGTGAAGGAATAGTAGAGGGACAACAGCATCGGATAGGCCGTCAACGCCAGAAATCCAATCAGCCAAGGGGAAATAAACAGATAACCTGCAAGGGGAGAGTCCCAGCGCTTGCGTAATGGCTTTTTGCGAACAGGTATTCCGGATGCTGCAGATGTTGCTCGTTCCATGAACTCACTCTCCTTTATTCGTACCTTCAGTATAGAAGGAGAGCCGCCGGGAACTACATAAGACAATTGCTCAAAATCATTCAATATTTTCAGAATGTCGTCAGAACGGAAATCCGGAATCCAGGTTTGAAGGATAATCCACAAAAAGATAAGTATAGTTGATGATGAAAAATCCAATGACAAATAGGATTTGGATGATCAGTGCATAGATATGATATGCCTTTGCGTTTTGCCGACCTTTGGTAAGCAGGTAGAACAGAAGAAGAAGGATGCCTAATACGGCCAAGAAGCCAGCCATGTGCATAGCGAGCAATTCAATTTTATCTTGCTGGGTTAGCTCACCAGGTGCACTTGAACTCGCAATGGATCGGGAGGCCTAAATACTCATGTAAGACAGCTTCGATCCCAACCAAGTGAGACAAGCGCCGGCAACAACCAGAAGGAAAATTAGTAATATTGACAATGAGAGTTCCCCTTTATTGGTTTTATCTTCATCACGATCCGCCGCCCCATCAATCCCAATCCATAAAAGACGTCACCATCAGCTCGCTTTCCCTGCAATCTGGACAGGTTAGACGGATCGGGACGTTGTGCTCGATCGGTGTTTGTTTCATTTCAGTTCCGCATCTCTTGCAATGGCAAACGCGCCGATACTGTGACCGGTCTGACTGCATCTCGATGTACAATTCATTTTGAATGCCGTCACATTGCGGGCACACGTACAGCGCCTGATGCGCGTCGTACGAGACGGAACCTTCCTCCATAAATTCTCCGATCACCTGCTTAAGCACCGGATCTGTGACAAACGAAGCGATCGACTTCAAGGAGATGTACATAAAGCCGATTCCTTCATAAATAATGCTGTTGTATTGGCACGTACCGCACTCCAATTTGAATGCTACTCCCATGATCATCCCCCGCGGATGGGCTCCGATAAGCCCGGTAGTTTAGTATGAAAAAAATAAAGTTAAAGTCCACGTTCTTCGAATCCTTGCCGTTCAGGGTCCTGCGCTTGCGGTAAGGATCTATATACCTTTCCATAAATCCCCGACCAAATCCTCTTATGAGTTCAGATCCGGTGCACCGAATGATATTCAATCATGGATCAGTATAGGGAATTCAGCGCATCGACTGTGAAAGGTTTCAGCTCGCAGAACCGTCCGTTCCGGATTTTCATCGCCCACTCTGGGTCTACTAACAACGAGCGCCCAACGGCCACCAGATCAAACTCATTTTGCTCAAGTCTTTCGATCAAACCATCGAGCCCGGTAAACTGTGTCGCTTGGCCGGAAGCGAAGGAACGCATGAATTCTTCGTTTAACCCTACGGAACCGACGGTAATGGTCGGTCGTCCGGTCAATAATTTGACCCATCCTGCCAAGTTTAGGTCAGAGCCTTTGAATTCGGGTTCCCAGAAGCGCCGGGTCGAGCAATGATAAATAT from Paenibacillus ihbetae includes:
- a CDS encoding carbohydrate ABC transporter permease, with the translated sequence MTRRKWNPVIRHAMLILFSSVMVYPVIWWIGASLKTNQELSSPSIFPSVPQWSNYINGWNSVPGFTFTDFYLNTFYLITAVIIVTVISCTLVAFGFARLDFPLRGFWFSLLMLTLMLPGQVLIIPQYAMFHQFGWVNTYLPFIVPHALAGGAGGTFFVFLLVQFIRGIPRELDESAKIDGCSWFGIYWRIVMPLMKPSIVTVIIFCFLWNWDDFLGHLLYINSVDKYTVGLALRMINDSQGGAEWGQLLAMSLVSILPATLLFVFAQKYFVEGVATTGLKG
- a CDS encoding carbohydrate ABC transporter permease, translating into MERATSAASGIPVRKKPLRKRWDSPLAGYLFISPWLIGFLALTAYPMLLSLYYSFTDYTLMKPIEWVGLDNYERILMADDKFAQSLKLTFYYVLASVPLKLIAALMVALLLKKAVRGISVYRTAIYFPSLIGASIAVSLLWKNIFGVDGFFNKVLGFFGIPGTGWVTNPDTALWSLIGLSVWQFGSSMVIFLAGLKQIPNDLYEASAVDGAGKVKQFFKITLPMLSPTLFFNLIMGVINSFQMFTPAYVITGGGPMNSTYVYALYLYERAFSRYQLGYSSSLAWIMLILIVAAAVIINLTSKYWVFYESESQGGKRK